A part of Microbulbifer sp. MI-G genomic DNA contains:
- the glnE gene encoding bifunctional [glutamate--ammonia ligase]-adenylyl-L-tyrosine phosphorylase/[glutamate--ammonia-ligase] adenylyltransferase has product MFECANCPESLKPQLQAHWRDWCEQAGKARVSQAEDLLRDQALQRGLARSLTGSEFFFRQCCRQPQLLLRLLQSADLGLALPDFDSDASLDCALRRLRNRVTTEVIFRDFATQWDISRACLRLSALAELCIDAALQWHHRQLVQRYGEPRDSRGQVQSMVVLGMGKLGARELNLSSDIDLIFAYPEPGHTDGERCVENQIFFQRLGQRLIKSLNTITADGFVFRVDMRLRPYGDSGPLVSHFSALEDYYQTQGREWERYAMVKARPVAGDKRFATELMALLRPFTYRRYIDFSAIEALREMKALIQRQVRARGLSDNIKLGRGGIREVEFIAQAFQLIRGGRDPALRERNLLKLLPLLETEGHVEAGVAGELADCYRLLRRVEHALQAQRDQQTQALPQDDRERARLAYALGRDNSAQLFGELAAVRNVVEREFDTVIAPPADIAEPRVAEEWQTLWGSVSEDGSEEINLQALNNAGFTPAREALDLLRDLNVAPMVVALPASSRARLDQFMPLLLAVAGLQQQPLLVLNRVLPLVRSVLRRSAYLVLVNENPPVLSQLVRLCSASPRIAEQLARHPILLDELLDSRRLLAPVAAADLSDELRRELLRTGSTDLEWQMEALRYFKQSQSLRIAAQEVSGTLPLMKVSDALTWLAEAILQHALHLAWMQMVEKYGLPAGASEGDMRFAIIAYGKLGGLELSYGSDLDIVFMHDADPQGVTDGSNGIDNLRFYTRLAQRLIHILQTRTLSGPLYAVDTRLRPSGNSGLLVTTMTAFEKYQRESAWTWEHQALVRARPVAGSTRLSNDFQRLRLKLLCEARNEQKLRKDVIAMRDKMRAHLDQGNDKDFDLKHGVGGIVDIEFLVQYAALAWAPTAPSIVRYTDTIRILESLVDAGLMPAKQAGYLIDAYKAYRSEGHRLALQQLPGIVRDDHFTAERKTVQASWQQLLG; this is encoded by the coding sequence ATGTTTGAATGCGCCAACTGTCCCGAATCCCTGAAGCCCCAGTTGCAGGCGCACTGGCGCGACTGGTGTGAGCAGGCGGGCAAAGCGCGCGTCAGCCAGGCTGAGGACCTGTTGAGGGATCAGGCCCTGCAGCGGGGGTTGGCGCGGAGTTTGACCGGTTCCGAATTCTTTTTCCGGCAATGCTGCCGCCAGCCACAGCTGTTACTGAGGTTGTTGCAAAGCGCGGATCTCGGGCTGGCTCTACCCGATTTTGATAGCGACGCCTCCCTCGACTGCGCACTGCGACGGCTGCGCAACCGTGTGACAACAGAGGTGATCTTTCGGGATTTTGCCACTCAATGGGATATCTCCCGGGCCTGCCTGCGTCTCAGTGCGCTGGCAGAGCTGTGTATTGATGCCGCCCTGCAGTGGCACCACAGACAATTGGTACAGCGCTATGGCGAGCCCCGCGACAGCCGGGGGCAGGTACAGTCCATGGTGGTGCTGGGTATGGGGAAGCTGGGTGCGCGGGAGCTGAACCTCTCCTCGGATATCGACCTGATCTTTGCCTACCCCGAGCCGGGCCATACCGACGGCGAGCGGTGCGTGGAAAATCAGATCTTTTTCCAGCGCCTGGGCCAGCGCCTGATCAAATCCCTGAATACCATCACTGCCGATGGTTTTGTGTTTCGTGTGGATATGCGTCTGCGTCCCTATGGGGACAGTGGGCCTCTGGTGAGTCATTTCAGCGCACTGGAGGACTATTATCAGACCCAGGGGCGCGAATGGGAGCGCTATGCCATGGTCAAGGCGCGTCCGGTGGCCGGTGATAAGCGCTTTGCAACGGAGCTGATGGCACTGCTGCGCCCGTTCACCTACCGCCGCTATATCGATTTCAGTGCCATCGAGGCGCTGCGCGAAATGAAAGCGTTGATCCAGCGCCAGGTGCGCGCCCGGGGGCTCAGCGACAACATCAAGTTGGGCCGTGGGGGCATTCGCGAAGTGGAATTTATTGCCCAGGCTTTCCAGTTAATTCGCGGCGGCCGCGATCCCGCCCTGCGCGAACGCAACTTGCTGAAACTGTTACCGCTGCTGGAAACTGAAGGGCACGTGGAAGCGGGCGTGGCCGGGGAGCTTGCGGACTGCTATCGGCTGCTGCGGCGGGTGGAACACGCACTGCAGGCGCAGAGAGACCAGCAGACGCAAGCGCTGCCACAGGACGACAGAGAACGTGCGCGACTGGCCTACGCCCTCGGGCGCGATAACTCGGCGCAGTTGTTCGGAGAACTGGCGGCGGTGCGCAATGTGGTCGAGCGCGAATTCGATACTGTAATCGCACCGCCGGCGGATATTGCCGAGCCCCGCGTAGCGGAGGAGTGGCAGACGCTGTGGGGCAGTGTCAGTGAGGACGGCAGTGAAGAGATCAACCTGCAGGCTCTGAACAATGCCGGCTTTACCCCGGCGCGGGAGGCATTGGACCTGCTGCGGGATCTGAACGTCGCCCCTATGGTAGTCGCACTGCCGGCATCATCCCGCGCACGCCTGGACCAGTTTATGCCATTGCTGTTGGCGGTTGCCGGATTGCAGCAACAGCCCCTGCTGGTGCTCAACAGGGTGCTCCCCCTGGTGCGCTCGGTACTGCGCCGCAGCGCCTATCTTGTCTTGGTCAATGAAAATCCCCCGGTACTCAGCCAGTTGGTGCGCCTGTGCAGTGCCAGCCCGAGAATCGCCGAGCAACTGGCACGCCATCCGATCCTGCTGGATGAGTTGCTGGATTCCCGCCGCTTGCTGGCGCCGGTTGCGGCGGCGGATCTCTCTGACGAGTTGCGCCGTGAACTGCTGCGCACCGGTTCCACAGATCTGGAATGGCAGATGGAGGCGCTGCGGTACTTCAAGCAGAGCCAGAGTTTGCGTATTGCCGCCCAGGAGGTCAGTGGCACTCTGCCGCTAATGAAAGTTAGTGACGCCCTCACCTGGCTGGCTGAAGCGATACTGCAGCACGCCCTGCATCTGGCCTGGATGCAAATGGTAGAAAAGTACGGGCTGCCCGCCGGGGCGTCGGAGGGGGATATGCGCTTTGCGATTATCGCCTATGGCAAACTGGGCGGCCTGGAGCTTTCCTATGGTTCGGACCTGGATATTGTTTTTATGCACGATGCCGATCCCCAGGGTGTTACTGATGGCAGCAATGGCATTGATAATTTGCGCTTTTATACCCGGCTGGCGCAGCGATTGATTCATATCCTGCAAACTCGCACCTTGAGTGGCCCGCTCTATGCAGTGGATACCCGCCTGCGCCCATCCGGCAATTCGGGGCTGCTGGTCACTACCATGACCGCTTTTGAAAAATACCAGCGCGAGAGCGCCTGGACCTGGGAGCACCAGGCTCTGGTGCGCGCACGCCCGGTGGCGGGCAGCACCCGGCTGAGCAACGACTTTCAAAGGCTGCGCTTGAAATTGCTTTGCGAGGCGAGAAATGAGCAGAAATTACGCAAAGATGTGATCGCAATGCGCGATAAAATGCGTGCCCATCTGGATCAGGGCAATGATAAAGATTTCGACCTTAAACACGGCGTTGGCGGTATTGTCGATATTGAGTTTTTGGTTCAATATGCCGCTCTGGCCTGGGCGCCAACTGCGCCCTCGATAGTGCGTTACACGGATACGATTCGCATTCTCGAAAGTCTTGTTGACGCGGGCCTGATGCCGGCCAAACAGGCCGGTTATCTGATCGATGCCTACAAAGCCTACCGATCTGAAGGTCATCGCCTGGCACTACAACAATTGCCGGGGATTGTGCGCGATGACCACTTCACGGCGGAGAGAAAGACCGTTCAAGCAAGCTGGCAGCAATTGCTCGGTTAA
- a CDS encoding TIGR00153 family protein has translation MVLSNIANLFGRSPIKPIEQHMAAAHEASADLVPFFEALIRGDLVEAEQIQLRISATENRADDIKRDLRLHLPDSLFMPVSRSDLLELLHAQDEVANTAQDIAGLAVGRKMQIPASLQPLMTTFVESAVATSAQALRAINELDELLESGFAGREITIARRMIEELDELERQSDKLEVEIRAALFAIEKDLPPVDVMFLYRIIEWTGDLADRAHSVGNRLQLLLAR, from the coding sequence ATGGTCCTGTCGAATATAGCCAACCTGTTTGGCCGCTCCCCGATCAAGCCGATCGAGCAACATATGGCTGCGGCCCACGAGGCTTCCGCCGATCTGGTCCCCTTCTTCGAGGCCCTGATCCGCGGCGATCTGGTCGAGGCAGAACAAATCCAACTGCGCATCTCCGCCACCGAGAACCGCGCAGATGACATCAAGAGAGACCTGCGTCTGCACCTGCCCGACAGCCTGTTCATGCCGGTATCCCGATCCGACCTGCTGGAACTGCTGCACGCCCAGGACGAGGTGGCAAATACCGCCCAGGATATCGCCGGCCTCGCCGTTGGCAGAAAGATGCAGATCCCGGCCAGCCTGCAGCCCTTGATGACGACTTTCGTCGAGAGTGCCGTGGCTACTTCCGCCCAGGCGCTGCGCGCCATCAACGAACTGGACGAGCTGCTGGAGAGCGGCTTTGCCGGGCGCGAGATCACGATTGCCCGGCGCATGATCGAAGAGCTGGACGAATTGGAACGCCAATCCGACAAACTCGAAGTTGAGATTCGCGCTGCGCTGTTTGCCATAGAAAAAGACCTGCCGCCGGTGGATGTGATGTTTCTCTACCGGATCATTGAATGGACCGGTGACCTGGCCGATCGCGCCCACAGCGTTGGCAACCGTTTGCAATTGTTGCTGGCACGTTAG
- a CDS encoding branched-chain amino acid transaminase, with translation MSFADRDGVIWFDGALVPWRDARVHVLTHTLHYGMGVFEGVRAYGTESGASIFRLQDHTRRLFRSAKIMNMPMPYSAETLNAAQRLVVRENDLQQAYLRPMVFYGCEGMGLRAEGLSTHVIVASWEWPSYMSPEALEQGIKVNTSSYTRHHVNISMCKAKANGNYINSMLALQEAVRNGCEEALLLDPEGYVAEGSGENVFIVRDGILYTPELTSCLDGITRATVIELARECGYRVVEKRITRDEAYIADEAFFTGTAAEVLPISTLDGRTIGRGRRGPITGRLQGLYFEVVHGRSAAHRSWLSDVTDTAETQIRIA, from the coding sequence ATGTCTTTTGCCGACCGCGACGGCGTTATCTGGTTTGACGGTGCGCTGGTTCCCTGGCGCGATGCGCGCGTACATGTTCTGACGCATACCCTCCACTACGGCATGGGGGTATTTGAAGGTGTGCGCGCCTACGGCACGGAGTCCGGTGCCAGTATTTTTCGCCTGCAGGATCACACCCGCCGGTTATTCCGCTCCGCGAAAATTATGAATATGCCCATGCCCTACAGTGCCGAAACCCTGAATGCGGCCCAGCGTCTGGTGGTGAGAGAGAACGATCTGCAACAGGCCTATTTGCGCCCGATGGTGTTCTACGGATGCGAGGGAATGGGTTTGCGTGCAGAGGGTCTGAGCACCCATGTGATTGTCGCCTCCTGGGAGTGGCCCAGTTATATGAGCCCGGAGGCGCTGGAGCAGGGTATCAAGGTCAATACGTCTTCCTATACCCGCCATCACGTCAATATCAGCATGTGTAAAGCCAAGGCCAATGGCAATTACATCAATTCAATGCTGGCTCTGCAGGAGGCGGTGCGTAACGGCTGTGAAGAGGCGCTGTTACTCGACCCCGAGGGCTATGTGGCCGAGGGCAGCGGAGAGAATGTGTTTATTGTCAGAGACGGCATCCTGTATACGCCGGAACTCACTTCCTGCCTGGATGGTATTACCCGCGCAACGGTGATTGAATTGGCCAGGGAATGTGGCTACCGCGTGGTGGAAAAGCGCATCACCAGGGATGAAGCCTATATAGCCGATGAGGCATTCTTTACCGGCACGGCCGCCGAAGTGTTGCCCATCAGCACCCTTGACGGGCGCACCATCGGCCGCGGCAGGCGCGGGCCAATCACGGGACGGTTGCAAGGCCTCTATTTTGAGGTGGTGCACGGGCGCAGTGCGGCACACCGGAGTTGGTTGAGTGATGTCACTGATACCGCTGAGACACAGATTCGTATCGCCTGA
- a CDS encoding ELM1/GtrOC1 family putative glycosyltransferase, giving the protein MPLTVWRFLDGNRAHEKQSAALVRGLDSSYGGQLNCVDIPLSVTAYGIVMGLAKGLSSLPRPDFHIGTGRRTRLPMLAARYRYGGRAVAINRPQFPFRWFDFAIVPEHDRPPPLENVILSQGALTGPLPDNAARSGRGLILLGGPSRHFCWDDGPVRRQVKQLLSQPLDWYLSNSRRTPEGLLESLAGREAHLVDWRSCSPDWVHAQMAAAEQIWVSEDSISMLFESLQSRARVGVIRVPCRSRANKVRAAVQRLVDQGVVGERWEEVIAQSERVPLDQYLVCARALLRRCGLSIR; this is encoded by the coding sequence TTGCCGCTGACAGTTTGGCGTTTTCTCGACGGTAATCGCGCGCACGAAAAACAGAGTGCTGCGCTGGTCCGTGGTCTTGACAGCAGTTATGGCGGGCAGTTGAATTGCGTGGATATACCCCTGTCGGTAACCGCCTATGGTATCGTCATGGGGCTTGCCAAAGGGCTCTCCAGCCTGCCCAGACCGGATTTCCATATCGGCACTGGCCGCAGAACCCGCCTGCCGATGCTGGCGGCACGCTACCGTTACGGTGGACGTGCCGTCGCCATCAATCGACCCCAATTCCCATTTCGCTGGTTTGATTTTGCGATTGTCCCGGAACACGATCGCCCACCGCCCCTGGAGAATGTCATTCTCAGCCAGGGGGCCCTGACAGGCCCCCTGCCCGATAACGCCGCGCGGTCGGGACGCGGTCTGATATTGCTCGGTGGCCCGAGCAGGCACTTCTGCTGGGATGACGGGCCTGTGCGCCGCCAGGTAAAACAGTTGTTATCACAGCCCCTCGACTGGTACCTGTCGAACAGCCGGCGCACGCCCGAGGGCTTGCTGGAAAGCCTTGCCGGGAGAGAAGCGCATTTGGTTGACTGGCGGTCCTGTTCCCCGGATTGGGTGCATGCGCAAATGGCGGCGGCGGAACAGATCTGGGTGAGTGAAGACAGCATTTCGATGCTCTTCGAATCATTGCAGAGCCGCGCGCGGGTGGGAGTTATCCGCGTTCCCTGCCGTTCTCGGGCCAATAAGGTTCGGGCGGCGGTGCAGAGGCTGGTGGATCAGGGGGTGGTTGGCGAACGCTGGGAGGAAGTGATTGCGCAATCGGAACGAGTGCCCCTGGATCAGTATCTTGTTTGTGCGCGGGCGCTGCTTCGCCGCTGTGGACTGTCAATCCGCTAG
- a CDS encoding GspE/PulE family protein: MTESKAADRLLDLHGLLEDLVTQGYVSRQDANRVAGTPRTAEQAQMHPLSYIASCDLANRKAQGTLLNRDTLSAWLAESSTHPLYHIDPLKVNVSAVTEVMSFQFAKRHQILCVEAGADELLVATAQPFVHGWEEQLAHTSGRRVRRVVADPADIKRCCIEFYSLANSISGASGLQGTSAAHNFEQLLELGNLKDPEANDQHIVNIVDWLLQHAFDQRASDIHIEPRRQVGRIRFRIDGVLHPIHELPDQVNAAVTSRLKILGRMNVAEKRKPQDGRIKTKRPDGSEVELRLSTLPTAFGEKLVMRIFDPEVLARSYSDLGLGGEDLARWQKMLSHSSGIVLVTGPTGSGKTTTLYTGLKQLATSAVNVSTVEDPIEMVEECFNQTQVHHAIGFDFAAGIRTLMRQDPDIIMVGEIRDLETAQMAVQAALTGHLVISTLHTNDAPTAVTRLLDLGLPHYLLKSTVLGVMAQRLVRTLCPSCKREDRIEEADWHALVRPWKAPMPERIYRPEGCLVCRNTGYLGRQGIYEILPFSESLQAQITPDCDLQQLRRRAMREGMNSLRLSGAIKVAAGVTTVAEVLRVAPPPEIVS, encoded by the coding sequence ATGACAGAGAGCAAAGCGGCGGACAGGTTGCTGGATTTACACGGACTGTTGGAGGATCTTGTGACCCAGGGCTATGTGAGCCGGCAGGATGCCAACCGTGTCGCGGGCACCCCGCGCACGGCGGAGCAGGCCCAGATGCACCCCCTCAGTTATATCGCCAGCTGCGACCTGGCCAACCGGAAGGCCCAGGGTACCCTGTTGAATCGCGATACACTCAGCGCCTGGCTGGCCGAGAGTTCCACCCACCCCCTCTACCATATCGATCCGCTCAAGGTAAACGTAAGTGCGGTGACCGAGGTAATGAGTTTCCAGTTTGCCAAGCGCCACCAGATCCTGTGTGTGGAAGCAGGTGCTGATGAGCTGCTGGTTGCCACGGCACAGCCTTTTGTGCACGGCTGGGAGGAGCAGCTGGCCCATACCAGTGGCCGCCGGGTGCGCCGTGTGGTGGCAGATCCGGCGGATATCAAACGCTGCTGTATCGAGTTTTATTCTCTGGCCAATTCCATTTCCGGTGCCAGTGGCCTGCAGGGGACCTCTGCAGCGCATAATTTCGAACAGCTGCTCGAATTGGGCAATCTCAAGGATCCCGAGGCCAACGACCAGCATATTGTCAATATTGTCGACTGGCTGTTGCAGCACGCCTTCGACCAGCGTGCCAGCGATATCCATATCGAGCCCAGGCGGCAGGTCGGGCGTATCCGCTTTCGCATCGATGGGGTGCTGCACCCCATTCACGAGCTGCCGGATCAGGTGAATGCGGCGGTCACCAGCCGCCTGAAGATTCTCGGTCGTATGAATGTGGCGGAGAAGCGCAAACCCCAGGACGGCCGTATCAAAACCAAGCGCCCCGATGGCAGTGAGGTGGAGTTGCGTCTGTCCACTCTGCCCACTGCGTTTGGGGAAAAACTGGTGATGCGGATTTTCGATCCCGAGGTGCTGGCGCGCTCCTACAGTGACCTGGGCCTCGGCGGCGAGGATCTGGCCCGCTGGCAGAAAATGCTGTCGCACTCCAGCGGCATTGTCCTGGTGACCGGTCCCACCGGTTCGGGCAAAACCACCACCCTGTACACCGGCCTCAAGCAGCTTGCCACCTCCGCAGTCAATGTCTCCACCGTGGAGGACCCGATCGAAATGGTGGAGGAGTGTTTTAACCAGACCCAAGTGCACCATGCCATCGGCTTTGATTTTGCCGCCGGTATCCGCACTCTCATGCGCCAGGACCCGGACATTATTATGGTGGGTGAGATCCGCGACCTGGAAACTGCACAGATGGCAGTACAGGCTGCCCTCACCGGGCATCTGGTCATTTCAACCCTGCACACCAACGATGCCCCCACTGCGGTCACACGCTTGTTGGACCTGGGTCTGCCTCATTACCTGCTCAAGTCCACCGTGCTTGGGGTCATGGCGCAGCGCCTGGTGCGTACGCTCTGTCCCTCATGCAAGCGCGAGGACAGGATTGAAGAGGCCGACTGGCACGCCCTGGTACGCCCCTGGAAGGCGCCGATGCCAGAGAGAATTTACCGCCCTGAAGGTTGCCTGGTGTGTCGCAATACTGGTTATCTGGGGCGGCAGGGCATTTACGAGATACTGCCGTTTAGCGAATCGCTACAGGCGCAGATCACCCCTGACTGCGACCTGCAACAGCTGCGCCGCCGGGCCATGCGCGAGGGTATGAACAGCCTGCGCCTGTCCGGTGCGATAAAGGTGGCGGCAGGTGTGACCACGGTTGCGGAAGTACTGCGTGTGGCACCGCCGCCAGAGATTGTCTCTTAG
- a CDS encoding UDP-glucose dehydrogenase family protein, which translates to MNVTVFGTGYVGLVQAAVLAEASNRVVCIDIDTDKIARLKQGEIPIYEPGLEPMVKNGIATGNLVFSTDAAYGVEHGELLFIAVGTPPDEDGSADLRHVLTVARTIAAHMDCKKYIINKSTVPVGTADKVRAAIGEQLAKRGIPDLPFDVISNPEFLKEGSAVADCMRPDRIVIGTSEAESEQKLRHLYAPFNRNHEKILVMDVKSAELTKYAANCMLATKISFMNEIANIADKVGADIEAVRQGIGSDPRVGYQFIYAGIGYGGSCFPKDVKALISSARQRGLSADILTAVESRNERQKHYLADKILAHFNGNLNGRVFALWGLSFKPNTDDMREAPSRVLMDRLWGQGATVRAFDPQAMEECLRIYGARDNLVLCDSKNDALQGADALIIATEWQQFKALNTGELKAALKTPVVFDGRNQYEPDELGEAGFEYYCVGRPDLTTAR; encoded by the coding sequence ATGAACGTCACTGTTTTTGGCACCGGCTATGTGGGCCTGGTGCAGGCCGCCGTACTGGCAGAAGCCAGTAACCGGGTAGTTTGTATTGACATCGATACCGATAAAATCGCCCGCCTAAAACAGGGGGAGATTCCCATCTATGAACCCGGCCTTGAGCCGATGGTAAAAAACGGGATCGCCACGGGGAATCTGGTTTTCTCTACGGATGCCGCTTATGGCGTGGAACACGGGGAGCTGCTCTTTATTGCCGTTGGAACCCCACCGGACGAAGACGGCTCTGCCGACCTGCGCCATGTACTGACCGTGGCCAGGACCATCGCCGCGCACATGGATTGCAAGAAATACATTATCAACAAATCCACGGTGCCTGTGGGGACAGCAGACAAAGTGCGTGCGGCGATCGGGGAACAACTGGCCAAGCGCGGCATACCCGACCTGCCATTCGATGTTATTTCCAACCCCGAGTTTCTCAAGGAGGGCTCTGCGGTTGCCGACTGCATGCGCCCGGACCGCATCGTGATCGGCACCTCGGAAGCCGAGTCCGAGCAGAAACTCCGCCACCTGTATGCACCTTTCAACCGCAACCATGAAAAGATTCTGGTAATGGACGTGAAAAGCGCCGAGTTGACCAAGTATGCCGCAAATTGCATGTTGGCAACAAAAATCAGCTTTATGAACGAGATCGCCAATATCGCCGATAAGGTTGGGGCAGATATTGAGGCGGTGCGCCAGGGGATTGGCTCGGACCCAAGGGTGGGCTACCAGTTTATCTATGCCGGCATCGGCTACGGTGGCTCCTGTTTTCCGAAAGACGTTAAAGCCCTGATCTCCTCCGCGCGACAACGGGGTCTGAGCGCAGATATTCTCACTGCGGTGGAATCCCGCAACGAGCGACAAAAGCATTACCTGGCTGACAAAATCCTGGCCCATTTCAATGGCAACCTGAATGGCCGGGTCTTCGCGCTCTGGGGGCTCTCATTCAAACCCAATACCGATGATATGCGCGAAGCCCCCAGTCGCGTGCTTATGGATCGACTGTGGGGGCAGGGCGCTACAGTGCGCGCCTTTGACCCGCAAGCCATGGAGGAGTGCCTGCGGATCTATGGAGCACGGGATAACCTCGTGTTATGTGATTCAAAGAATGACGCCCTTCAAGGAGCAGATGCCTTGATCATTGCAACCGAATGGCAACAGTTTAAGGCCCTGAATACCGGCGAACTCAAAGCGGCACTCAAGACACCGGTGGTTTTCGACGGGCGCAACCAGTACGAGCCCGATGAACTGGGTGAAGCCGGTTTTGAATATTACTGCGTGGGACGACCGGATCTCACCACTGCCCGGTAA
- a CDS encoding O-antigen ligase family protein produces the protein MMFESGSTPPLSFPTPYRQQESKWVAGLLQLARLGLFLLLCGFYLAPKVSGVQTSFYLTLLPASLLLMLWRKDFRFVCSWQFIAFLSLPIILALSTLWASGDNADVQREAPYYWKLVLYLALFYAAIYFLLEHCGDAVLHQLLLALIAVGLFSGLMSLAAYGFADGFQRLHRIGGISLQGNIDKTAMLFGFHSLFCCYGIARTSRLWRILSWSGLCVSCVYVVLSQTKIPIAMAGAAVLLAALITPSRLLKALVLLAVLVVIPVTYLILFGDLPLLHRGTAYSIRLELWGKVYDELMRSPIMGSGLVHKQFIEMGRLLPHPHNYLLDVARFSGLLGILACAWQGLGALSTVLSRKKLLSWIPGLVVVWFLFGVLAMLVYAQQPLVKPSYIWFFYWAPLAILLARSYRECNQPGSVEAPCPQVFRNRHYPTNEPQV, from the coding sequence ATGATGTTTGAATCTGGAAGTACACCCCCCCTCTCTTTCCCAACTCCCTATCGGCAGCAGGAGTCCAAGTGGGTTGCCGGGTTACTGCAACTGGCACGCCTGGGACTGTTCCTGCTGTTATGTGGTTTTTATCTGGCGCCGAAAGTTTCAGGAGTGCAAACCAGTTTCTATTTGACTCTCCTGCCGGCCTCCCTGCTGCTGATGCTCTGGCGAAAGGACTTTCGCTTTGTGTGCTCATGGCAGTTCATTGCCTTCCTGAGCCTGCCGATAATACTTGCTTTATCGACGCTCTGGGCCAGCGGCGACAATGCCGATGTGCAGCGGGAAGCCCCTTACTACTGGAAGCTGGTACTCTATCTGGCTCTTTTTTACGCTGCCATTTACTTCCTACTGGAGCATTGTGGCGATGCGGTACTGCACCAGCTATTGCTGGCTCTGATTGCAGTGGGTCTGTTCTCCGGCCTCATGTCATTGGCAGCCTATGGGTTTGCCGATGGCTTCCAGCGCCTTCACCGTATCGGTGGAATATCCCTGCAGGGCAATATCGATAAGACCGCGATGCTGTTTGGATTCCACAGCTTGTTTTGCTGCTACGGCATCGCCCGGACCTCGCGACTTTGGCGCATACTGTCCTGGAGCGGTTTGTGTGTTTCCTGTGTTTATGTAGTCCTGTCACAAACCAAAATCCCCATCGCAATGGCGGGGGCGGCGGTGCTGCTCGCGGCCCTGATTACGCCATCACGCCTGCTAAAGGCATTGGTATTGTTGGCAGTGCTCGTCGTTATTCCCGTGACCTACCTGATTCTGTTTGGCGATCTTCCCCTGCTGCACCGGGGCACGGCCTACAGCATTCGCCTGGAGCTTTGGGGCAAGGTCTACGATGAACTTATGCGCTCCCCAATCATGGGTTCCGGCCTGGTTCACAAGCAATTTATCGAGATGGGCCGTCTGCTGCCACACCCGCACAACTACCTGCTGGATGTAGCGCGTTTTTCCGGGCTGCTGGGCATCCTTGCCTGTGCCTGGCAGGGCCTTGGTGCCCTATCAACGGTATTGAGCAGGAAAAAGCTGCTGAGCTGGATTCCTGGCTTAGTTGTGGTCTGGTTTTTGTTCGGCGTTCTGGCCATGCTGGTATATGCGCAACAGCCCCTGGTCAAACCCAGCTATATCTGGTTCTTCTACTGGGCGCCACTTGCCATCCTGTTGGCGCGCAGCTACCGGGAGTGCAATCAACCCGGGTCTGTGGAAGCACCTTGTCCCCAAGTATTTCGCAACCGCCATTATCCAACCAATGAGCCACAGGTATGA